The segment CGAAAAGCCTCGCCCTTTAGGGCGGGGTAGGTTTAAATACTGGAAAAAGCGTCTCCTCTTGGTGTCCTCTCCTGATCAATTTCTTGGGAATGAGGAGCGGGGGCTGATTTCCCCCGCAATATCAGGAGGGGGCATCAAAGAAATTAAACACAATAATAGAAGGGCTATCGTGGTTCGCCTCCTACCAAATGGGTTTCAGGAAAGGAAGCTGAGGAGGCTAGCTGACATCTCTGCTAAACTCTTTAATGAGGTTAATTATGAGAGGAGACAGGAATTCTTCCATGAGGGGAGAGTGGACCTAAAGGGAACATACGATAAGTATTATGAAAAGTATAGGGGTGAGTTGGGCAGCGCCAATGCGCAGCAAGTAATTAATAAGAATAATGAGGCGTGGTCATCATTCTTCTCCCTCCTAAAACTGAGGAAGGAAAACAAACTACCGCCCCACATGAACCGCGTTTCACCGCCGAGGTATTGGAAGGATGGGGAGACTGGAAGGAGGAAGCTAATGCTAGTCGTGAGGGAAGATAATTACGTAGTGGATGAGCTGAATCATAAGCTAATCCTCAAGTACTTCAACATGGAAATTAGATTCACGGGTAGGTTGAGGTGGCATGGGAAACAAGGCAGACTAGAAATATACTATGATGAGGTTGGAAATGCTTGGTACGCCTCAATCCCCGTGGAGGTTGGTGTTGAGAAAACTAAAACGGGAAGGAGGAGTAAGCATATTGTGAGGGGGGAGAGGAAGAGTGTTCAAGTTAAGTCACCGAAGGGGAGCAAAATGGCTTCCATTGACTTGGGCATCAACGTCTTGGCGAGCGTAGTGATCGATGATGGCACTTGGCTTCTTTATAAGGGGGATAGGGCGAAGGAGGATTACTTCTACCTACAAAATAGGATAGCTGAGGCACAATCCTTGTCAGACAAGGCGAGGAACATTGAAGAATACGAGGCGTATTATGAGCTGAATAGGGAGAAGAGGAGGCTTTTCAAGAAATTGAGCAGGAGGCTTCTTCACTTGTATAGGAACTTTGCTTCTCACTTGCTCAAGACACTTCACGAACTAGGCGTCTCAACGATCTATTTGGGGTACCCCTTCAACATTGCTCAGGATAAGGGCAATAAGTTCACCGTGAATTTGTGGTCTTACCGAGAGTTGATGGGCATTATTGAGTTGAAGGCCCAAGAATACGGTATGAGGGTGTTTGAGGTCATTGAGTACAATACGTCCA is part of the Thermocladium sp. ECH_B genome and harbors:
- a CDS encoding transposase, which codes for MSSPDQFLGNEERGLISPAISGGGIKEIKHNNRRAIVVRLLPNGFQERKLRRLADISAKLFNEVNYERRQEFFHEGRVDLKGTYDKYYEKYRGELGSANAQQVINKNNEAWSSFFSLLKLRKENKLPPHMNRVSPPRYWKDGETGRRKLMLVVREDNYVVDELNHKLILKYFNMEIRFTGRLRWHGKQGRLEIYYDEVGNAWYASIPVEVGVEKTKTGRRSKHIVRGERKSVQVKSPKGSKMASIDLGINVLASVVIDDGTWLLYKGDRAKEDYFYLQNRIAEAQSLSDKARNIEEYEAYYELNREKRRLFKKLSRRLLHLYRNFASHLLKTLHELGVSTIYLGYPFNIAQDKGNKFTVNLWSYRELMGIIELKAQEYGMRVFEVIEYNTSKYCAYHGVEVERGPRGVINCPKGHKLHSDLNGALNILKKATGIVISAIKRPLSFIVDHNRVAPVKGA